One part of the Nocardioides zeae genome encodes these proteins:
- a CDS encoding RidA family protein: MTASTPVGPALSPARWIGGQLHTSGLAAIGPGGVTHAHFHDQVEAVMGQLAQILDDHGLRMTDVASVSVYLASMDDFAAFDAAYRRFFSPPFPVRTTIACGLYPGLLFELSAIAQA; this comes from the coding sequence GTGACCGCCTCCACACCGGTCGGGCCCGCTCTGTCCCCGGCCCGGTGGATCGGTGGTCAGCTGCACACCTCCGGGCTCGCCGCCATCGGGCCCGGGGGCGTGACCCATGCCCACTTCCACGACCAGGTGGAGGCCGTGATGGGCCAGCTCGCGCAGATCCTGGACGACCACGGCCTGCGGATGACCGATGTCGCCTCGGTGTCGGTGTACCTGGCGTCGATGGACGACTTCGCGGCCTTCGACGCGGCGTACCGCCGCTTCTTCTCCCCGCCCTTCCCGGTCCGCACCACGATCGCCTGCGGGCTCTATCCCGGTCTGCTGTTCGAGCTGAGCGCGATAGCGCAGGCCTGA
- a CDS encoding NAD(P)/FAD-dependent oxidoreductase, with amino-acid sequence MTVQEWDVIVIGGGIAGVSIAYELAADTTVCLLETESTLAYHSTGRSAAAFIESYGNLPIRALTVASRGVFTDPPDIFESAVSRPLPLLYVAGEGRAGAIRSLQDQVRELTPDIEVLDAAEAERRHPLLRPGHVELALWEPGALDLDVHALHQGYAKGLRGRGGHVATSARVVEAVRARGRWTLTDGSGRQFRAPVVVNAAGAWCDAVAAVLGVEPIGIQPLRRTVFMVPAPAVDPDRPVPLTIDVDDRFYFKPETDMLLCSPADETPQAPGDAKPDTLDIAMALDAINDATTIDARHVRHSWAGLRSFTADRTPVVGYDPAADGVFWFAGQGGYGIQAGPALARTGAALLRRGPVPADVAERGLRAEMLAPGRPSLSVSEGTVHQR; translated from the coding sequence ATGACCGTTCAAGAGTGGGACGTGATCGTCATCGGCGGCGGTATCGCCGGCGTGTCGATCGCCTACGAGCTGGCGGCGGACACGACCGTCTGCCTGCTCGAGACAGAGTCGACCCTGGCGTACCACTCCACGGGCCGGTCGGCTGCGGCGTTCATCGAGAGCTACGGCAACCTGCCCATCCGGGCGCTCACGGTGGCGAGCCGTGGGGTCTTCACCGATCCGCCCGACATCTTCGAGTCGGCCGTCAGTCGACCCCTGCCCCTGCTCTACGTGGCCGGCGAAGGACGGGCAGGGGCGATCAGGTCGCTGCAGGACCAGGTCCGGGAGCTGACGCCCGACATCGAGGTCCTCGACGCCGCCGAGGCCGAGCGCCGGCACCCCCTCCTGCGCCCCGGCCACGTGGAGCTCGCCCTGTGGGAGCCCGGTGCCCTCGACCTGGACGTGCACGCGCTCCACCAGGGGTACGCCAAGGGGCTGCGAGGCCGAGGTGGCCACGTGGCGACCTCGGCACGTGTGGTCGAGGCGGTCCGTGCCCGGGGCCGGTGGACGCTGACGGACGGGAGCGGTCGGCAGTTCCGCGCTCCGGTCGTGGTGAACGCGGCCGGCGCGTGGTGCGATGCGGTGGCGGCGGTGCTCGGGGTCGAGCCGATCGGCATCCAGCCCCTCCGACGCACCGTCTTCATGGTCCCTGCGCCCGCGGTGGATCCCGACCGTCCGGTGCCGCTGACGATCGACGTCGACGACCGGTTCTACTTCAAGCCCGAGACCGACATGCTCCTGTGCTCGCCCGCCGACGAGACCCCGCAGGCACCCGGCGACGCGAAGCCGGACACCCTGGACATCGCCATGGCGTTGGACGCGATCAACGACGCGACGACCATCGACGCACGTCATGTCCGGCACTCGTGGGCCGGGCTCCGCAGCTTCACGGCCGACCGGACCCCGGTGGTCGGCTACGACCCCGCGGCCGACGGGGTGTTCTGGTTCGCCGGACAGGGCGGGTACGGGATCCAGGCCGGTCCGGCGCTCGCCAGGACCGGCGCGGCACTGCTCCGGCGCGGGCCGGTCCCGGCGGACGTCGCCGAGCGCGGGCTCCGCGCGGAGATGCTCGCGCCGGGCCGTCCGTCACTGTCCGTCTCGGAGGGAACGGTGCACCAGCGGTGA